From one Stieleria sp. JC731 genomic stretch:
- a CDS encoding endonuclease/exonuclease/phosphatase family protein, whose protein sequence is MGLFSKRRKKSSFKSSLPFLRWFGPGATSAGVLYAIYLLLTGGLSFSSLDDFLSEDADTSFRGETVSLEQLEASPEDKILLATFNIENFGTKKSDTRLNEHGVDVMGTLAQIISRFDLVAVQEIRGKDGAALQKLIDLLNQSGGAFSAVISEPIGNEARQECYAFVYNRTRIRFVPGSAYVVLDSGDRMYREPMVASFQTVLPAGSDQIPFQFTAINVHTDPDKVDPDDQDSEINILASVFHRVRDFEFKLRMEEDFILMGDLNVDPDHLGQLSQINGMISLAGDIKTNVSRSKTNDHILIDRNVTAEYAGRTGVVSFTEDLSLSPEQADSISDHLPLFAEFSRFESPAATASVSAGVASSRTRELR, encoded by the coding sequence GTGGGACTTTTTTCGAAACGTCGTAAGAAGAGCTCATTCAAAAGCAGCCTACCGTTCCTCCGTTGGTTTGGCCCCGGAGCCACGTCTGCGGGGGTGTTGTACGCTATCTATCTGTTGCTGACCGGTGGATTGAGCTTCTCGTCACTGGACGACTTTCTTTCCGAAGACGCCGACACAAGCTTTCGCGGCGAAACGGTTTCTTTAGAGCAGTTGGAAGCATCGCCAGAAGACAAGATTTTGTTGGCGACATTCAATATCGAAAACTTTGGCACGAAGAAATCTGATACGCGGCTGAATGAACATGGTGTCGATGTGATGGGCACGCTGGCTCAGATCATCAGCCGATTCGATCTCGTGGCAGTACAGGAGATTCGAGGGAAGGACGGCGCGGCGCTGCAAAAACTGATCGATTTGCTCAATCAATCTGGTGGAGCTTTTTCGGCAGTCATCAGCGAACCGATTGGCAATGAAGCTCGGCAAGAGTGCTACGCGTTTGTCTACAACCGAACGCGCATTCGATTTGTCCCTGGCAGTGCCTATGTGGTTCTCGATAGTGGCGATCGGATGTACCGGGAACCAATGGTCGCGTCATTCCAAACGGTGCTACCAGCAGGGAGCGATCAGATCCCGTTTCAATTCACCGCGATCAATGTTCATACTGACCCCGATAAAGTGGACCCGGACGATCAGGACAGCGAGATCAACATTCTGGCAAGCGTTTTTCATCGCGTGCGCGACTTTGAATTCAAACTCCGAATGGAAGAAGACTTCATCCTGATGGGAGACTTGAACGTCGATCCGGACCACCTGGGGCAGCTCTCGCAGATCAACGGGATGATCTCACTTGCTGGTGATATCAAAACCAATGTCAGTCGCAGCAAAACCAATGATCATATTCTGATCGATCGCAATGTAACCGCGGAATACGCCGGGCGAACCGGTGTTGTCAGCTTTACTGAAGATCTTTCGCTTTCGCCGGAGCAAGCGGACTCCATCAGCGATCACCTGCCTCTGTTTGCTGAATTCTCGCGATTCGAAAGCCCTGCTGCGACGGCATCAGTATCCGCTGGGGTGGCAAGCAGCCGCACGCGAGAGCTGCGCTAA
- a CDS encoding DUF4112 domain-containing protein, whose translation MSEYENIRRRVARVRRIASWLDSRFVIPGTGIRLGLDSLVGLLPGAGDVATAVVSLWLIVEAARMGVSFRTLLKMFINLFVDSTLGTIPIAGDVFDVFWKSNNRNAKLLEKEVERIYGIRSDAE comes from the coding sequence ATGTCAGAGTACGAAAACATTCGACGCAGAGTCGCAAGGGTCCGCCGGATTGCGTCTTGGCTGGACAGTCGCTTCGTTATCCCCGGAACAGGTATTCGTCTGGGGCTCGATAGCCTTGTGGGTTTGTTGCCAGGGGCTGGTGACGTGGCGACAGCAGTCGTTAGCCTGTGGCTGATTGTCGAAGCCGCCCGAATGGGAGTTTCCTTTCGAACTCTGTTGAAGATGTTTATCAACCTGTTCGTCGATTCGACGTTAGGAACCATCCCGATCGCGGGGGACGTGTTCGACGTATTCTGGAAGTCCAATAACCGCAACGCAAAACTATTGGAAAAAGAGGTTGAACGAATTTACGGAATCCGCTCCGATGCCGAGTAA
- a CDS encoding NAD-dependent epimerase/dehydratase family protein — translation MRILVTGATGLLGNTIIRELARQGYHSIAFVRKRPDPEVFQGIELNPKQPIAQADQTDGLEVLEVIEGEFADDPTSNADGQKNDGQPSGDAVPIESAIESCDAVIHCAAMIHLGWKQQAESMRVNRDGTKRIAQACLQQRKRLIYIGTVNAIALGSREMIADEDTPLAHAGGQVPCAYVESKRAGTEEVHRAVASGLDAVIVHPGFMLGPWDWKPSSGRMLIEVGKSWKPVAPRGGCSLCDSRDVAKGVVSAIDYDGESGRQFIMAGHNLTYRELWTEMANRMDSRPPVQTLGPGVEYLAGLVGDLWTKVSGNETDVNSAQVRMSGQYHWYDSSRAIRELDYEIRSADKTLDDAAEWIRNRFVLPS, via the coding sequence AGGGCTATCACTCGATCGCGTTCGTCCGCAAACGACCCGATCCAGAGGTTTTTCAGGGGATAGAGCTGAACCCGAAGCAGCCGATCGCCCAAGCTGATCAAACCGATGGGCTGGAGGTTTTAGAGGTCATCGAAGGCGAATTTGCAGACGATCCGACAAGCAATGCGGACGGGCAAAAGAACGATGGGCAGCCATCGGGCGATGCTGTTCCGATCGAATCGGCAATCGAATCCTGCGATGCCGTTATCCATTGTGCAGCCATGATTCATCTTGGCTGGAAGCAGCAAGCGGAATCGATGCGCGTCAACCGAGATGGCACGAAGCGGATCGCACAGGCATGTTTGCAGCAAAGGAAGCGTTTGATCTATATCGGAACCGTTAACGCGATCGCGCTGGGGTCTCGAGAAATGATCGCTGACGAAGATACACCGCTTGCGCACGCGGGTGGCCAAGTTCCATGCGCATACGTTGAAAGTAAGCGAGCAGGAACCGAAGAGGTTCATCGTGCGGTCGCATCAGGGCTGGACGCCGTGATCGTGCATCCAGGGTTCATGCTAGGCCCATGGGATTGGAAACCAAGCAGCGGAAGGATGCTGATCGAGGTCGGTAAAAGTTGGAAACCGGTGGCACCGCGTGGAGGTTGTAGCCTCTGCGATTCACGTGATGTCGCCAAAGGCGTGGTTTCCGCGATTGACTACGATGGTGAATCAGGGCGTCAGTTCATCATGGCTGGACACAATCTGACTTACCGCGAGCTTTGGACGGAAATGGCCAATCGCATGGACAGCCGTCCCCCGGTTCAAACATTGGGACCCGGTGTCGAATACTTGGCGGGGCTCGTTGGAGACTTATGGACCAAGGTCAGTGGCAATGAAACGGACGTCAATAGTGCCCAGGTCAGGATGAGTGGGCAATACCATTGGTACGACAGTTCACGTGCAATTCGCGAATTGGATTACGAAATCCGTAGTGCGGACAAAACGCTTGATGATGCGGCTGAATGGATTCGCAATCGATTCGTCTTGCCTTCGTAG